One Ignisphaera sp. DNA window includes the following coding sequences:
- a CDS encoding radical SAM protein produces MDSTSSSKNIMTRVYHITFYDHDKSAYIQFLGCNLNCLGCIRKRYLWDHHVENIDQLMDAKATVKTLSLGQLEDILKRAVDVLGLRRVVFGGGEPTADPSFCHIINIANGLGLDISILTNGYELDKVLNCIPPKTLVELSIKSIDKTKYRFYTGGGDLDKVLRNFEVLLNKQFNVVVETILIPQFNDVDDIERLAMYIASKDPGIPLIIDEYIPVPQTPWSRPSKESLLEAYGKARKYLHIVVVRSSYPEFHTSRKLGNTLVLYPSPNQTR; encoded by the coding sequence ATGGATTCGACAAGCAGTAGCAAGAATATCATGACAAGGGTCTACCACATAACATTCTACGACCATGACAAGTCCGCGTACATACAATTCCTTGGATGCAACCTCAACTGCCTAGGCTGTATTAGAAAGAGGTATCTTTGGGATCATCACGTCGAGAACATAGATCAGTTGATGGATGCTAAGGCAACCGTCAAAACCTTGAGTCTTGGTCAGCTAGAGGATATTTTGAAGAGGGCTGTGGATGTGCTTGGTCTTAGAAGGGTTGTTTTTGGAGGGGGAGAGCCAACTGCAGATCCGAGCTTCTGCCACATTATCAATATTGCCAATGGGCTGGGGCTCGACATCTCGATTCTCACAAATGGCTACGAATTAGACAAGGTGTTGAACTGCATACCTCCAAAGACCCTGGTAGAGCTAAGCATAAAAAGCATAGACAAAACAAAATACAGGTTCTATACAGGTGGCGGAGACCTAGACAAGGTATTGAGAAACTTTGAGGTGTTGCTCAACAAACAATTCAATGTCGTTGTAGAGACCATACTCATTCCACAATTCAACGATGTTGACGACATCGAGAGACTGGCTATGTACATAGCTAGTAAAGACCCCGGGATACCCCTCATAATAGATGAATACATACCCGTGCCCCAAACACCGTGGAGCAGACCCAGCAAAGAAAGCTTGTTAGAGGCATATGGAAAAGCTAGGAAATATCTGCACATAGTTGTAGTCAGGTCATCGTATCCAGAGTTCCACACATCTAGAAAGCTAGGAAATACCCTGGTCCTCTATCCCTCTCCCAATCAAACCCGCTAG
- a CDS encoding ABC transporter substrate-binding protein, giving the protein MQLRIVSLSPAVTETLVLLGLEDEIVGVTPWCRMYLNNPVRKEIAGTYLHVPIKKLRDLNPDIVFLQSRVHDRIFNDVKSAGFNAYLMPLPTNVSAIISHIVLDVGSIVGRYYKSRRLVEELLAKVVEIYSRFVGGRRPRVYVEYLWPDKTYSTGGALTFIDDGIWIAGGENIFHNTPKEFFNPRDEDIVAKNPDLILVNIEPPWESLTVDKYKEIRLPLSGSDAFKYNRILLVKETRDVNLAHFGPSFISTIDWLSKTLRQYLR; this is encoded by the coding sequence TTGCAACTGAGAATCGTTAGTTTGTCTCCAGCTGTTACCGAAACCCTTGTGCTCTTGGGGCTTGAGGATGAGATAGTTGGTGTAACACCTTGGTGCAGAATGTACTTGAATAATCCAGTGAGAAAGGAGATTGCAGGAACGTATCTCCATGTGCCTATCAAGAAGCTTAGGGATCTCAACCCCGATATAGTCTTCCTTCAGTCTAGGGTACACGACAGGATCTTCAACGATGTTAAGTCTGCTGGGTTCAATGCATATTTAATGCCTTTGCCAACCAATGTCAGTGCTATAATATCGCATATAGTTCTTGATGTGGGTTCAATTGTTGGTAGATACTACAAGTCTAGGAGGTTGGTGGAGGAGCTTCTAGCCAAGGTTGTGGAGATATATAGTAGATTTGTTGGGGGAAGGAGGCCAAGGGTATATGTCGAGTATCTGTGGCCCGACAAAACATATTCGACAGGAGGTGCACTGACATTCATAGACGACGGTATTTGGATAGCCGGTGGAGAGAACATATTCCACAACACGCCAAAGGAGTTCTTCAACCCTAGAGACGAGGATATCGTGGCGAAGAACCCAGACTTGATACTCGTGAATATAGAGCCACCATGGGAATCCCTAACAGTTGATAAATACAAAGAGATTAGATTGCCGCTATCAGGATCAGATGCGTTCAAGTACAACAGGATTCTACTAGTTAAAGAGACTAGAGATGTTAATCTAGCACACTTTGGGCCCTCATTTATATCGACAATAGATTGGTTATCAAAGACGTTAAGACAATACTTGCGCTAG
- a CDS encoding iron ABC transporter permease — protein MALELYKKKTKHFLISLSMLIAISIVVALISLSIGPSMLDPREVFKVVFLRIKSDESIRVIAMLRVSRTVASYVCGIALSLAGLLMQTITRNPLADPYIFGLSSSALTAIAIAALISPSITVYKYNLVVIAFAGAIIGYLATVTLAKLAGGDSLALVLAGIAVASLFSGLSHVLLYMVQNIIRTPYVYFLMGSAATVTQRDLGLMTYPIIALIIVAIVFFKPLNTYLYGDEYAKQLGFNPRLVALIATGIAALSTAIIIAFIGIVGFVGLAAPHIARFFVGSDHKFSIPIAVLVGGSMTVLADIVVRLVSMYSGAVGELPLGVITSIIGAPFLAYLIVKRMRQ, from the coding sequence ATGGCCTTAGAGCTATACAAAAAGAAAACCAAACACTTTTTAATATCTCTATCAATGCTTATAGCCATATCCATAGTTGTGGCGCTGATTTCTTTGTCTATAGGACCATCAATGCTTGATCCCAGAGAGGTTTTCAAAGTCGTTTTTCTTAGGATTAAATCGGATGAGAGTATACGTGTAATTGCGATGCTAAGAGTTTCTAGGACTGTAGCCTCGTATGTTTGCGGCATTGCGCTCTCCCTAGCAGGTCTTCTAATGCAAACCATTACCAGAAACCCTCTTGCAGATCCATACATATTTGGATTATCTTCATCAGCCCTAACAGCAATTGCAATAGCAGCTCTGATCTCTCCATCGATTACTGTATACAAGTACAATCTTGTTGTAATAGCTTTTGCAGGTGCGATAATTGGTTATCTAGCGACAGTGACTCTCGCTAAGCTTGCTGGTGGCGATAGCCTAGCCCTGGTTTTGGCCGGTATAGCTGTAGCCTCTCTTTTTTCTGGCCTTTCCCATGTCCTGCTTTACATGGTTCAAAACATTATTAGAACGCCTTATGTATACTTCTTAATGGGATCTGCTGCTACAGTAACTCAAAGAGATTTGGGTCTAATGACGTACCCAATTATAGCTTTGATAATAGTAGCAATAGTCTTCTTTAAGCCGCTGAATACATATCTATATGGAGATGAATATGCGAAACAGCTAGGATTTAACCCAAGACTTGTAGCGCTTATTGCAACAGGTATAGCAGCCCTGTCAACAGCTATAATAATAGCCTTTATAGGTATAGTCGGTTTTGTGGGTCTTGCAGCACCCCATATTGCAAGGTTTTTTGTAGGCTCTGATCACAAATTCTCCATACCAATAGCAGTACTTGTTGGTGGTAGTATGACGGTGCTTGCTGATATAGTTGTTAGACTGGTTTCCATGTATAGTGGTGCCGTTGGTGAATTACCCCTTGGTGTAATAACATCGATTATTGGAGCCCCCTTTCTTGCATATCTAATTGTTAAGAGGATGAGACAATGA
- a CDS encoding ABC transporter substrate-binding protein, which produces MQTKYIALIAIALIIGIAIGYVPNIIFPKTATTITITSTSPIYTSIIKPTTLIFTTSATLPITIVNTLQLTWPRKIVDALGREITFNEPPKRVVSTIPSITEELFAIGVGDRIVGVDSYSNYPPEVLKLINQSKITVVGGPWTLDVEKIVSLKPDVVFMCRGDTPQETVFRAKIEEARIKTFFLICDAARSQYDIYADLMILGQIFGVESEAEELVNEIQQKIDSIANKLVNVSKPRVLQLAGPPSWGLWSAGGNTFIGWLIDVAGGSNIASGYSGWPQLSYEYILSEDPQIIIITAMGMDPKAIYEDVAKTPLVNTSAWKNGRVYLVTGEANDALSRPGPRIAEALEILAKLIHPEIFGEIQRADIINIATMKFDAVEYNIEIQQQALVEAI; this is translated from the coding sequence ATGCAAACAAAATACATAGCCTTGATTGCAATAGCATTGATAATAGGTATTGCAATAGGATATGTACCAAACATCATATTCCCAAAAACAGCAACAACCATCACTATAACCTCAACATCCCCTATCTACACCTCTATAATAAAACCAACAACGCTAATATTTACCACCTCAGCCACACTACCAATAACAATTGTTAACACACTGCAATTGACATGGCCTAGAAAAATTGTTGATGCATTGGGAAGAGAAATAACATTTAATGAACCTCCAAAGAGGGTTGTTTCAACGATTCCTAGCATAACAGAAGAGCTATTTGCTATAGGAGTTGGTGATAGGATTGTTGGAGTGGACTCCTACTCTAATTACCCACCAGAGGTTCTAAAACTAATTAATCAAAGCAAAATCACGGTTGTTGGAGGTCCGTGGACACTAGATGTAGAGAAGATAGTTTCTCTAAAACCTGATGTAGTCTTTATGTGTAGAGGCGATACACCTCAGGAAACGGTGTTTAGAGCAAAGATTGAGGAGGCTAGGATAAAGACATTCTTCCTTATATGTGATGCTGCAAGAAGTCAATATGATATCTATGCAGATCTGATGATACTTGGACAGATATTTGGTGTTGAATCAGAGGCTGAGGAACTCGTTAATGAGATACAACAGAAGATAGATTCAATAGCAAATAAGCTTGTTAATGTGTCGAAGCCTAGGGTTTTGCAGTTGGCGGGACCACCATCATGGGGTTTGTGGAGTGCTGGCGGAAATACATTCATAGGCTGGCTCATAGATGTTGCTGGCGGAAGTAATATTGCATCCGGTTATAGTGGATGGCCACAACTAAGTTACGAGTACATACTATCTGAAGATCCTCAGATAATAATCATTACAGCAATGGGAATGGATCCAAAAGCAATTTACGAAGACGTTGCCAAAACACCTCTTGTCAATACATCGGCTTGGAAGAATGGTAGGGTGTATCTAGTGACTGGTGAGGCTAACGATGCTCTCAGTAGACCTGGGCCAAGAATTGCAGAGGCTCTGGAGATACTTGCAAAGCTCATACATCCAGAAATATTTGGAGAAATCCAAAGAGCGGACATAATCAATATAGCTACTATGAAATTTGATGCTGTGGAATACAATATTGAGATTCAGCAACAAGCTCTAGTAGAGGCTATTTAG